A genomic segment from Diospyros lotus cultivar Yz01 chromosome 5, ASM1463336v1, whole genome shotgun sequence encodes:
- the LOC127801393 gene encoding disease resistance protein RUN1-like isoform X5 produces the protein MVAQYPVGLDRRVKKINLWLQDGSSDAVIGVIHGMGGMGKTTIAKTIYNLNFERFKYRSFLADIREASKRPNGLVRLQTQLLEDILKGRKQKIQSVDDGIIKMKNAICGRKVFIVLDDVDQLDQLNAVFGMQDWLYPGSKVIVTTRNERLIKAHGTCKMFKVDQMDNKESFDLFCWHAFGKARPDEGYMELSLNVLQYCGGIPLALRVLGSSLRGRSVVVWESALKKLEAIPNNDVLETLAVSFESLQDDLDKKLFLHIACFFVGKDKDYIVKVLDECELYPTVGIHSLVDRCFITIDDGNKLKMHQLIQDMAKEIIRKESPEEPGRRSLLCHEKDSHYVLTTKTGTDRIQGLILDMDMVMEENSQGTNFNVNNRKRHHVQDNPERSILPYQGNAPKRHRIGFFSWQPIATALTKLFLVPDEVNLTTDAFSMMHNLKLLKLNYVQVGGSYYEFPKEVRWLCWHGFALKYIPSDFPLESLVSLDMQKSSLKQLWKGTKSLRSLKFLNLSYSYSLTTTPDFSGLPSLERLALKYCTSLVKVHESIGDLEKLVYLNLRSCEKLSVLPRGISCLKSLEKLILSGCSMLQRLPMELEKMESLTVLRADGTAVNQSCFATRKGDSWRELFWSTVPKPSKNVDLPLFSLPCTLVKLRLGECGLSDNTMPKDFSGLPSLLEMDLSLNPITSLSDSIKSLTMLKSLFLDKCTSLQSLPELPSSLKEIIISECKSLKRMVMASSMLISMDFKLLDGCNRLTNIDGLFKLELIGNFDAKIIDKLGFVNLESMGTVEVELCNQLTSTRQKLPLQGLLEFGIFSTFLPGSRVPDSFSYKSTGSFTSFTVPWFFNLKILGLRLCVAYLHSDRHKDGRFYEFYMKITNNTKGLEWTYGPTFYGNEPEDILWLSHWSVRNQFQGGDEVNVSMVVGYGFQVRELGIDVMYDQEQSSSQSDGEKDVIQHRTCSFYQNVLDGDLSLYQRREGVYVLSHYGLYPEFYTCQDSPDERWDDPTVYDPSIWRPIFSPGEEEEDEENEDSDEDF, from the exons ATGGTTGCCCAATATCCAGTTGGCCTAGATCGCCGGgtcaaaaaaatcaatttgtgGTTACAAGATGGGTCAAGTGATGCTGTCATAGGGGTAATACATGGGATGGGAGGAATGGGGAAAACAACCATTGCCAAAACCATTTATAACTTAAactttgaaagatttaaatataGAAGTTTTCTTGCTGATATCAGAGAAGCTTCAAAGCGACCAAATGGTTTGGTTCGTTTACAAACTCAACTTCTTGAAGATATTTTGAAGGGGAGGAAGCAAAAGATACAGAGTGTTGATGATGGAATCATTAAGATGAAAAATGCTATATGTGGTAGAAAGGTTTTCATTGTTCTTGATGATGTGGATCAATTAGATCAATTAAATGCAGTATTTGGAATGCAAGACTGGCTTTACCCTGGAAGCAAAGTTATCGTAACCACTAGAAACGAGAGGTTGATAAAGGCTCATGGAACATGCAAGATGTTTAAGGTTGATCAAATGGATAATAAAGAATCATTTGATCTTTTTTGCTGGCATGCTTTTGGCAAAGCCCGTCCAGATGAGGGCTACATGGAACTATCACTTAATGTACTGCAGTACTGTGGGGGGATTCCTTTAGCCCTTCGAGTGTTGGGTTCCTCTCTCCGCGGCAGAAGTGTAGTGGTGTGGGAAAGTGCATTGAAAAAATTGGAAGCAATCCCTAATAATGATGTCCTAGAAACACTAGCAGTAAGCTTTGAGTCTCTGCAAGATGATCTGGACAAGAAACTTTTCCTACATATTGCTTGTTTCTTTGTTGGAAAGGACAAGGACTACATAGTTAAGGTGCTAGATGAATGTGAACTCTACCCAACAGTTGGAATTCATAGCCTTGTGGATAGATGTTTCATTACAATTGATGATGGCAATAAGTTGAAGATGCATCAATTAATCCAAGACATGGCAAAGGAAATTATACGGAAAGAATCACCTGAAGAGCCAGGGAGAAGGAGCTTATTGTGCCATGAAAAGGATTCTCATTATGTATTGACtacaaaaact GGCACAGACAGGATTCAAGGCCTCATCCTCGACATGGATATGGTAATGGAAGAAAATTCCCAGGGGACAAATTTTAATGTCAACAATAGAAAAAGACATCACGTGCAAGATAATCCAGAGCGTTCCATTTTGCCATACCAGGGCAATGCACCAAAACGGCATCGAATTGGCTTCTTCTCCTGGCAACCGATAGCTACTGCATTAACTAAATTATTTCTTGTACCTGATGAAGTGAACTTGACTACTGATGCCTTTTCCATGATGCATAACCTGAAACTACTTAAGCTTAATTACGTGCAAGTCGGTGGAAGCTATTACGAGTTCCCCAAAGAGGTGAGATGGTTGTGTTGGCATGGATTTGCTTTGAAATATATACCTAGTGATTTTCCTTTGGAGAGCCTAGTTTCACTTGACATGCAAAAGAGCAGCTTGAAGCAACTCTGGAAGGGAACCAAG TCTCTTAGATCGTTGAAATTTCTGAACCTCAGCTATTCCTATAGCCTTACCACAACCCCTGACTTCTCAGGGCTCCCTAGTCTCGAGAGACTAGCGCTCAAGTATTGCACAAGTTTGGTAAAGGTTCATGAATCCATTGGAGACCTAGAGAAACTTGTTTATTTAAATCTTAGAAGCTGTGAAAAACTTAGTGTGCTTCCAAGAGGAATTAGTTGCCTAAAATCACTTGAGAAACTCATTCTGTCCGGTTGCTCAATGCTTCAAAGGTTGCCTATGGAGCTTGAGAAGATGGAGTCTTTGACCGTGTTACGTGCTGATGGGACGGCTGTAAATCAATCATGCTTTGCCACTAGAAAGGGTGATTCATGGCGTGAGCTCTTCTGGTCAACGGTACCAAAGCCAAGCAAGAATGTGGATTTACCATTGTTTTCTTTACCTTGCACTTTAGTAAAGCTAAGACTTGGCGAGTGCGGTCTGTCAGATAACACCATGCCAAAGGACTTCAGTGGCCTACCATCATTGTTGGAAATGGATCTAAGCCTAAACCCAATTACTAGCTTGTCAGATAGCATCAAAAGCCTTACTATGCTCAAGTCCCTCTTTTTAGATAAATGCACGAGTCTCCAGTCACTTCCGGAGCTCCCATCGAGTTTAAAGGAAATTATTATATCTGAATGCAAATCACTGAAAAGAATGGTAATGGCTTCTAGCATGTTGATATCAATGGACTTCAAGCTTCTAGATGGTTGCAACAGACTAACTAACATTGATGGCTTGTTCAAGTTGGAACTCATCGGAAACTTTGATGCAAAGATCATCGACAAGTTGGGCTTTGTTAACTTGGAATCCATGGGAACCGTTGAGGTGGAATTATGCAACCAGTTGACTTCCACTAGACAGAAACTTCCCCTCCAG GGGCTCTTGGAATTTGGTATATTCAGCACTTTCCTTCCTGGGAGCAGGGTTCCAGATTCGTTTAGCTATAAGAGTACTGGATCCTTCACATCTTTTACTGTCCCTTGGTTTTTTAATCTCAAGATCCTAGGCTTGAGGTTATGCGTTGCTTATTTACATTCTGACCGTCACAAAGATGGGCGGTTTTATGAGTTTTATATGAAAATCACCAATAACACCAAGGGCTTAGAGTGGACTTATGGTCCAACTTTCTATGGCAATGAACCAGAAGATATACTATGGCTAAGCCACTGGAGTGTCAGGAATCAGTTTCAAGGTGGTGATGAGGTGAATGTTTCAATGGTTGTGGGGTATGGTTTTCAGGTGAGAGAGTTGGGAATTGACGTTATGTATGATCAAGAACAGAGTTCGAGCCAATCCGATGGCGAAAAGGATGTAATCCAACATAGAACCTGTTCTTTTTATCAGAATGTCCTGGATGGAGATCTATCACTATATCAGAGGCGCGAAGGGGTGTATGTTCTCAGCCACTATGGTCTCTATCCTGAGTTCTATACCTGTCAAGACTCTCCAGATGAACGCTGGGACGACCCTACAGTGTATGACCCTTCAATTTGGCGTCCAATTTTTTCTCCAG gtgaagaagaagaggatgaagaaaatgaggacaGTGATGAGGATTTTTGA